The genomic region GATGTACGAGAAGGGGGCGTCCGACCTCCACGTAACCACGGGGGTCGCGCCGACGATCCGCGTGGACGGAAGCCTGGTGCCGCTCCCGTACGAGCCGCTGATGCCGCAGGACACCAAGCGCCTCTGCTACAGCATCCTGACCGAGTCGCAGAAGCAGCGTTTCGAGGAGGACTGGGAGCTCGACCTGTCGTTCGGCGTCAAGGGGCTGAGCCGCTTCCGGGCGAACATCTACATGCAGCGCGGCGCCTGCGCGGGGGCGTTCC from Thermodesulfobacteriota bacterium harbors:
- a CDS encoding type IV pili twitching motility protein PilT, which encodes MVTMQELLSQMYEKGASDLHVTTGVAPTIRVDGSLVPLPYEPLMPQDTKRLCYSILTESQKQRFEEDWELDLSFGVKGLSRFRANIYMQRGACAGAF